A region from the Sebastes umbrosus isolate fSebUmb1 chromosome 18, fSebUmb1.pri, whole genome shotgun sequence genome encodes:
- the ak7a gene encoding adenylate kinase 7a isoform X2 gives MWGKEDQSRPKRVFINDVDRYSSKHVAKLLSTYNTEESSEEEDTDESSSRGEPFQIVGTVSPSTKDDKERKETFMFEQYTSPTRKELLEHLLECDVVVYNISESTTRQQVEEATWAIEALHANIENFKSRKMFILVSSVMTWVMTKPQNPEDTDFLLTEEEFIRRRPHPNFRNHNSLEKLVLKLGKGKKSKLTGYVVACGLQYGKGENLFHYFFKVSWLTQFPKVPLFGSGTNYIPMIHVYDLGRVIQNVIELKPKTKYILAVDDSRNTLEEIVKAISDTLGPGKINKVPEQDAIDMEAFKPEELEYLNINLRLDAFLIKDSFSLSWTSEAGMVENMSSIVEEYKDTRELLPIRICLVGPPAVGKTTVAEKLCSHYQLHHIKVKEVIEEEITKLKEKVNEADPEYFSEEVAAAAQKQLEHLNKSMEKNGRLADHLVFDILQEKLGSKPCRNQGFVLDGFPKTYEQAHLIFSYEDPENQDLMPKSPSYNKDITPEHIFSLNATDDFLTERVQRLPQSEAETMRYTQEEFISRLTRYRERSAAEEPLLDYFDELEIHPEHIEVTTGDSEYTDVMKKITEMVGVPKNYGLSPEELKEEDRKREEERKQKLAAEAAEKKRRNEAALAQMAAQYDEWKNLSEVKRQEYELLEAHSLPLRNYLMKYVMPPLTDAMLDCSKIKPDDPVDFLAEHLLRNNTVG, from the exons ATGTGGGGCAAAGAGGATCAATCTCGACCCAAACGTGTTTTTATCAACGACGTGGACAGATATTCCTCCAAACACGTTGCTAAG TTGTTATCCACATACAATACCGAGGAGTCCTCTGAGGAAGAGGACACAGATGAGAGCTCATCTCGAGGTGAACCTTTCCAGATAGTGGGAACTGTGTCTCCTTCCACCAAAGatgataaagagagaaaagaaacctTCATGTTTGAGCAGTACACG TCACCAACTCGAAAAGAGCTTCTTGAGCACCTGCTGGAGTGTGACGTGGTGGTGTACAACATCTCGGAAAGTACTACACGACAGCAGGTTGAGGAAGCAACATGGGCAATCGAAG CCCTTCATGCCAACATAGAGAACTTCAAGTCTCGGAAAATGTTCATCTTAGTCTCAAGCGTGATGACCTGGGTCATGACCAAGCCACAGAATCCG GAGGATACAGATTTTCTGCTAACAGAGGAAGAGTTCATAAGAAGAAGGCCACATCCTAATTTCAGAAACCACAATAGTCTGGAGAAACTTGTGCTCAAACTGGGTAAAGGT AAAAAGTCCAAGCTTACTGGATATGTCGTAGCTTGTGGTCTTCAGTACGGAAAGGGAGAGAACCTCTTTCACTACTTTTTCAAG GTGTCTTGGTTGACGCAGTTTCCAAAAGTTCCTCTCTTTGGATCAGGCACGAATTACATCCCCATGATTCACGTCTATGACCTTGGAAG AGTGATCCAAAATGTCATTGAACTCAAACCAAAGACAAAGTACATCCTTGCTGTCGATGACTCCAGGAACACATTAGAGGAGATTGTAAAG GCGATAAGCGATACACTCGGGCCCGGAAAAATTAACAAAGTACCGGAGCAGGACGCCATCGACATGGAGGCTTTTAAG CCAGAGGAATTGGAGTACCTAAATATCAACCTCCGCCTGGATGCTTTCCTCATTAAAGACTCCTTCAGTCTCAGCTGGACGTCTGAAGCCGGGATGGTTGAGAACATGTCGAGCATTGTGGAGGAATACAAAGACACCCGGGAGCTACTG CCCATCAGAATCTGCCTGGTTGGACCTCCAGCTGTGGGCAAAACTACCGTAGCAGAGAAGCTCTGCAGTCATTACCAATTACACCACATCAAGGTCAAAGAGGTCATTGAGGAAGAGATCACAAAGCTG AAGGAGAAAGTGAACGAAGCTGATCCTGAATATTTCAGTGAAGAGGTGGCGGCTGCTGCACAGAAACAACTGGAACATTTGAACAAAAGCATGGAAAAGAATG GTCGACTGGCTGACCATCtagtttttgacattttgcaagAAAAGCTGGGTTCAAAGCCGTGCAGGAACCAAGGGTTTGTTCTCGACGGCTTCCCGAAGACTTATGAGCAGGCACATCTGATTTTCTCAT ATGAGGACCCGGAGAACCAGGATTTGATGCCCAAATCTCCTTCATACAACAAGGATATCACTCCAG aacatattttttccctcaatgcaACGGATGATTTTCTGACAGAGAGAGTTCAGAGACTTCCTCAGAGTGAGGCAGAGACGATGCGCTACACCCAGGAGGAATTCATCTCTCGCCTGACGAGATACAGAGAACGTAGCGCCGCTGAGGAACCCCTGCTGGACTACTTTGATGAGCTGGAGATTCACCCAGAACACATTG AGGTCACTACAGGTGACTCAGAGTACACAGATGTGATGAAGAAGATCACCGAGATGGTCGGGGTTCCCAAGAACTATGGTCTGAGTCCAGAGGAGCTGaaagaggaggacaggaagagagaggaagagaggaagcagAAACTGGCTGCAGAGGCTGCTGAGAAGAAACGCAGAAATGAAGCTGCGCTGGCTCAGATGGCTGCTCAGTATGACGAGTGG AAGAATTTGTCGGAGGTGAAGCGGCAGGAGTACGAGCTGCTGGAGGCTCACTCTCTTCCTCTGAGGAACTACCTGATGAAGTACGTGATGCCGCCGCTCACTGATGCCATGTTAGACTGCTCCAAGATCAAACCAGACGACCCCGTCGACTTTTTG gcTGAACACCTACTACGGAACAACACAGTCGGATGA
- the ak7a gene encoding adenylate kinase 7a isoform X1 — protein sequence MWGKEDQSRPKRVFINDVDRYSSKHVAKLLSTYNTEESSEEEDTDESSSRGEPFQIVGTVSPSTKDDKERKETFMFEQYTSPTRKELLEHLLECDVVVYNISESTTRQQVEEATWAIEALHANIENFKSRKMFILVSSVMTWVMTKPQNPEDTDFLLTEEEFIRRRPHPNFRNHNSLEKLVLKLGKGKKSKLTGYVVACGLQYGKGENLFHYFFKVSWLTQFPKVPLFGSGTNYIPMIHVYDLGRVIQNVIELKPKTKYILAVDDSRNTLEEIVKAISDTLGPGKINKVPEQDAIDMEAFKPEELEYLNINLRLDAFLIKDSFSLSWTSEAGMVENMSSIVEEYKDTRELLPIRICLVGPPAVGKTTVAEKLCSHYQLHHIKVKEVIEEEITKLKEKVNEADPEYFSEEVAAAAQKQLEHLNKSMEKNGRLADHLVFDILQEKLGSKPCRNQGFVLDGFPKTYEQAHLIFSYEDPENQDLMPKSPSYNKDITPEHIFSLNATDDFLTERVQRLPQSEAETMRYTQEEFISRLTRYRERSAAEEPLLDYFDELEIHPEHIEVTTGDSEYTDVMKKITEMVGVPKNYGLSPEELKEEDRKREEERKQKLAAEAAEKKRRNEAALAQMAAQYDEWRKNLSEVKRQEYELLEAHSLPLRNYLMKYVMPPLTDAMLDCSKIKPDDPVDFLAEHLLRNNTVG from the exons ATGTGGGGCAAAGAGGATCAATCTCGACCCAAACGTGTTTTTATCAACGACGTGGACAGATATTCCTCCAAACACGTTGCTAAG TTGTTATCCACATACAATACCGAGGAGTCCTCTGAGGAAGAGGACACAGATGAGAGCTCATCTCGAGGTGAACCTTTCCAGATAGTGGGAACTGTGTCTCCTTCCACCAAAGatgataaagagagaaaagaaacctTCATGTTTGAGCAGTACACG TCACCAACTCGAAAAGAGCTTCTTGAGCACCTGCTGGAGTGTGACGTGGTGGTGTACAACATCTCGGAAAGTACTACACGACAGCAGGTTGAGGAAGCAACATGGGCAATCGAAG CCCTTCATGCCAACATAGAGAACTTCAAGTCTCGGAAAATGTTCATCTTAGTCTCAAGCGTGATGACCTGGGTCATGACCAAGCCACAGAATCCG GAGGATACAGATTTTCTGCTAACAGAGGAAGAGTTCATAAGAAGAAGGCCACATCCTAATTTCAGAAACCACAATAGTCTGGAGAAACTTGTGCTCAAACTGGGTAAAGGT AAAAAGTCCAAGCTTACTGGATATGTCGTAGCTTGTGGTCTTCAGTACGGAAAGGGAGAGAACCTCTTTCACTACTTTTTCAAG GTGTCTTGGTTGACGCAGTTTCCAAAAGTTCCTCTCTTTGGATCAGGCACGAATTACATCCCCATGATTCACGTCTATGACCTTGGAAG AGTGATCCAAAATGTCATTGAACTCAAACCAAAGACAAAGTACATCCTTGCTGTCGATGACTCCAGGAACACATTAGAGGAGATTGTAAAG GCGATAAGCGATACACTCGGGCCCGGAAAAATTAACAAAGTACCGGAGCAGGACGCCATCGACATGGAGGCTTTTAAG CCAGAGGAATTGGAGTACCTAAATATCAACCTCCGCCTGGATGCTTTCCTCATTAAAGACTCCTTCAGTCTCAGCTGGACGTCTGAAGCCGGGATGGTTGAGAACATGTCGAGCATTGTGGAGGAATACAAAGACACCCGGGAGCTACTG CCCATCAGAATCTGCCTGGTTGGACCTCCAGCTGTGGGCAAAACTACCGTAGCAGAGAAGCTCTGCAGTCATTACCAATTACACCACATCAAGGTCAAAGAGGTCATTGAGGAAGAGATCACAAAGCTG AAGGAGAAAGTGAACGAAGCTGATCCTGAATATTTCAGTGAAGAGGTGGCGGCTGCTGCACAGAAACAACTGGAACATTTGAACAAAAGCATGGAAAAGAATG GTCGACTGGCTGACCATCtagtttttgacattttgcaagAAAAGCTGGGTTCAAAGCCGTGCAGGAACCAAGGGTTTGTTCTCGACGGCTTCCCGAAGACTTATGAGCAGGCACATCTGATTTTCTCAT ATGAGGACCCGGAGAACCAGGATTTGATGCCCAAATCTCCTTCATACAACAAGGATATCACTCCAG aacatattttttccctcaatgcaACGGATGATTTTCTGACAGAGAGAGTTCAGAGACTTCCTCAGAGTGAGGCAGAGACGATGCGCTACACCCAGGAGGAATTCATCTCTCGCCTGACGAGATACAGAGAACGTAGCGCCGCTGAGGAACCCCTGCTGGACTACTTTGATGAGCTGGAGATTCACCCAGAACACATTG AGGTCACTACAGGTGACTCAGAGTACACAGATGTGATGAAGAAGATCACCGAGATGGTCGGGGTTCCCAAGAACTATGGTCTGAGTCCAGAGGAGCTGaaagaggaggacaggaagagagaggaagagaggaagcagAAACTGGCTGCAGAGGCTGCTGAGAAGAAACGCAGAAATGAAGCTGCGCTGGCTCAGATGGCTGCTCAGTATGACGAGTGG cgGAAGAATTTGTCGGAGGTGAAGCGGCAGGAGTACGAGCTGCTGGAGGCTCACTCTCTTCCTCTGAGGAACTACCTGATGAAGTACGTGATGCCGCCGCTCACTGATGCCATGTTAGACTGCTCCAAGATCAAACCAGACGACCCCGTCGACTTTTTG gcTGAACACCTACTACGGAACAACACAGTCGGATGA